A genomic window from Salvia miltiorrhiza cultivar Shanhuang (shh) chromosome 5, IMPLAD_Smil_shh, whole genome shotgun sequence includes:
- the LOC130986094 gene encoding high mobility group B protein 10, whose protein sequence is MSNGPSSETPMTNYSSYPKPEAEYQQIIQNPDIFLQKLRAFHAFYGTKFRIPTVGGSSLDLHRLFIEVTSRGGIEKVIGDRRWKEVTAAFNFPTSITSASFVLRKYYLSSLYHFEQVYYFRKEKPPNKEAGQTLSYGDDDGAASEKLSASSNLGDGSLVSGTIDGKFDDGYLVTVKLGSEVLKGVLYHTPLEPDASQSRSTSDEPVHLTRRKNHTAFKDPAHPKRNRSGYTFFFAEQYQILRPSYHGQERAISKKIGQLWSNMTEAEKQVYQDKGLRDKERYKAEMLEYKSSQHVQG, encoded by the exons atgtcAAACGGCCCATCTTCGGAAACGCCTATGACAAACTACAGTTCCTATCCCAAACCCGAAGCTGAATATCAACAAATTATTCAAAACCCAGATATTTTCCTGCAGAAGCTTCGCGCTTTTCACGCTTTCTACGGCACCAAATTCCG GATCCCTACTGTGGGAGGGAGTTCTTTAGATCTACATCGACTTTTTATAGAGGTGACCTCTCGAGGTGGTATTGAAAAA GTTATAGGAGACCGCAGATGGAAGGAAGTCACTGCAGCTTTCAACTTCCCAACTTCTATTACAAGTGCATCATTTGTTTTACGAAAGTATTATCTCTCATCCCTTTATCATTTCGAGCAGGTTTATTATTTCCGGAAAGAAAAACCACCCAATAAAGAAGCAG GTCAAACATTGTCATATGGCgatgatgatggtgctgcatcTGAGAAACTATCAG CAAGCTCTAACTTGGGCGATGGTAGCTTAGTCTCTGGAACAATAGACGGAAAATTTGATGATGGATATTTAGTTACAGTGAAGCTGGGATCTGAGGTTCTGAAAGGTGTCCTTTATCACACACCTCTGGAACCAGATGCATCCCAAAGTCGTAGCACTTCTGACGAGCCTGTTCACCTAACCCGGAGAAAGAACCATACGGCCTTTAAAGATCCAGCTCATCCCAAGCGAAATAGAAGTGGTTACACCTTCTTTTTTGCTGAGCAATACCAGATACTGAGGCCTTCATACCATGGGCAAGAAAGAGCTATCAGCAAAAAAATTGGGCAACTATGGAGCAATATGACAGAGGCTGAAAAACAG GTATACCAGGATAAGGGTTTGCGAGACAAGGAAAGATACAAAGCTGAAATGTTGGAGTACAAGTCATCCCAACATGTGCAAGGTTAA
- the LOC130986095 gene encoding photosystem I reaction center subunit V, chloroplastic, with translation MASALFSAPSFQGLRPLNKATDSSVVLSKPASAAFRRGSSKRGLGVKAELNPSLVISLSTGLSLFLGRFVFFNFQRENVAKQVPEQNGISHFEAGDVRAKEYVSLLKSNDPVGFNIVDVLAWGSIGHIVAYYILATSSNGYDPSFFG, from the coding sequence ATGGCCTCCGCCTTGTTCTCCGCCCCAAGCTTCCAAGGCCTCCGGCCTCTGAACAAGGCCACCGACTCCTCCGTGGTCCTCTCGAAGCCGGCGTCCGCCGCCTTCCGCCGCGGCAGCAGCAAGCGCGGCCTGGGCGTGAAGGCGGAGCTGAACCCGTCGCTGGTGATAAGCCTGAGCACGGGGCTGTCCCTCTTCCTAGGCAGGTTCGTGTTCTTCAACTTCCAGAGAGAGAACGTGGCGAAGCAAGTGCCGGAGCAGAACGGGATCTCGCACTTCGAAGCCGGCGATGTCCGCGCCAAGGAGTACGTCAGCCTCCTCAAATCCAACGATCCCGTCGGATTCAACATCGTCGACGTCCTCGCCTGGGGCTCCATCGGCCACATCGTCGCCTACTACATTCTCGCCACCTCTAGCAATGGCTACGATCCTAGCTTCTTCGGTTAA